The genomic window AATTTTTTTGATGAAGATAACACCCACTCTCAATGGGTGGGTGGGGGTGGCGGAGCCTATTATTATGTGGATGATTTCAAACTGGTTCCCATTGATCAAAACATGTACATAGAAGGGGAAGAAGAAATCTGTGAGGGAGATAGCACTACTTTGATTGCGAGAAATGAGACGGTACTGGCCTGGGTAGACAGCATGGATCAAAACACGATTTTATCTCGAGAATCTTCTATCACAGTATCTCCTGAAAGGAATACAACTTACCTCGCTTTTGGGGCTATATGCTCCACCTTTATTAGGGTAAAGGTGAAAGAGTTTCCAAGCATAGAATTGGGAAATGACAGCCTCCTTTGTGAAGGAGAAAAGCTCCTATTGAATGCAGGAGACAAGCCTTATTCCTTTCTCTGGCAAGATGGTTCAATGGATTCAAGTTTTCTGGTGAGAGATCCCGGAATGTATCAAGTAGCCGCTTCAAATAGTTGTGGGACGATAGAAGACAGGGTAGAAATCGGCTATGAAAACTGCAATTGCCCGGTATTTTTCCCCTCTGCTTTCACTCCCAATCAGGATGGGTATAATGATTTATTCACAGGAGTTTCGGATTGTCCCTTTGATAGCTATGAGTTAAAGATATTTAATAGGTGGGGAGGCTTGATCTTTGAATCAAATGACCCTCAGAAAAGCTGGGATGGGAACTTTAGGGGAAAGCCTGTCCAAAGAGGAGTATATGTCTATTATTTAGCCTATAAATCCAGCAAAAGAAAATTCCCGGAAATTCGATCTGGTAGTCTGAGTGTAATCAGGTAAAATTATGATGCAGAAAAGTTTATGCCTATCAACTCTATTGCTGCTCTTTGTTCATGCATGGACACAAAGGCTGCCCATTATTCCTCAACCACAATCCCATACCCTGAATGAGGGATATTTTG from Bacteroidia bacterium includes these protein-coding regions:
- a CDS encoding gliding motility-associated C-terminal domain-containing protein codes for the protein MKKLIFFFSIFIYVSASGQNLIPNPSFEEIDACQLTFAQLFKASPWNTPNTKTPDLFYSCTVNACEVNDNICVPENFAGNQEARTGVAYAGFFAGAADSVREYVSVPLLSPLIAGEAYVLTFFISLSDDSGRALDRIGAYFTSSLPSRDNQLGVIPQILTPKDSFISEKEGWFMIRDTMLAQGGETSMTVGNFFDEDNTHSQWVGGGGGAYYYVDDFKLVPIDQNMYIEGEEEICEGDSTTLIARNETVLAWVDSMDQNTILSRESSITVSPERNTTYLAFGAICSTFIRVKVKEFPSIELGNDSLLCEGEKLLLNAGDKPYSFLWQDGSMDSSFLVRDPGMYQVAASNSCGTIEDRVEIGYENCNCPVFFPSAFTPNQDGYNDLFTGVSDCPFDSYELKIFNRWGGLIFESNDPQKSWDGNFRGKPVQRGVYVYYLAYKSSKRKFPEIRSGSLSVIR